In one Bacillus mesophilus genomic region, the following are encoded:
- the spoIIIAA gene encoding stage III sporulation protein AA, which produces MEEIIGLLSTNIRTILDRYPSHIYEKVEEIRLRLHRPLEIIIRGKPHYPGLSATPYIVTADDTLQLMNRLSQYSIYTLEEELKRGYITIQGGHRVGLAGKVITEKGEVKAIRDVTFFNIRVARQCIGIGESYLPDLTTSTGEWLNTMIIGPPQAGKTTLLRDLARLVSVGKEERKLSPFKVGIVDERSEIAGCVKGVPQLELGWRVDVLDGCPKAEGMMMLIRSMSPDVIVVDEIGSKEDSEAIMEAVNAGVKLIVTAHGYTWSDLEKRPSLRPLLDSNIFSRFVILSKESGPGTFCEIVDSSGRKIGRETEVAQW; this is translated from the coding sequence ATGGAAGAAATAATAGGGCTGCTATCTACTAATATTCGAACAATACTGGACCGATATCCTTCCCATATCTATGAAAAAGTGGAGGAAATTCGTTTAAGACTCCACCGCCCACTAGAAATCATTATAAGAGGAAAGCCACATTATCCAGGGCTTTCGGCTACACCATATATTGTTACGGCTGATGATACGTTGCAGCTCATGAATCGATTAAGTCAATATTCTATATACACTTTAGAAGAAGAGTTGAAAAGAGGCTATATCACGATTCAAGGAGGGCACCGCGTTGGACTAGCCGGTAAGGTGATTACCGAAAAAGGTGAGGTAAAAGCTATCCGTGATGTTACCTTTTTTAATATTCGTGTAGCGAGGCAATGTATTGGTATTGGCGAATCCTACTTGCCTGATTTGACAACCTCCACTGGTGAATGGCTTAACACCATGATTATTGGTCCACCACAGGCTGGAAAGACAACCCTACTCCGAGATCTAGCAAGGCTTGTGAGTGTTGGTAAGGAAGAACGTAAGCTTTCCCCTTTCAAGGTTGGAATTGTTGATGAACGTTCTGAAATTGCTGGGTGTGTAAAAGGAGTTCCTCAGTTAGAGCTTGGGTGGCGCGTCGATGTATTGGATGGGTGTCCAAAGGCTGAAGGAATGATGATGTTAATTCGTTCTATGAGCCCTGATGTGATTGTGGTGGATGAAATAGGAAGTAAGGAGGACAGTGAAGCCATTATGGAAGCTGTAAATGCAGGGGTTAAATTAATCGTAACTGCACACGGCTACACATGGTCTGATTTGGAAAAGAGGCCAAGTCTAAGACCTCTCCTTGATTCTAATATATTTTCACGCTTTGTTATTCTTTCTAAGGAAAGTGGTCCAGGAACCTTTTGTGAAATAGTGGATTCATCCGGACGAAAAATTGGAAGGGAAACGGAGGTAGCCCAATGGTAA
- a CDS encoding patatin-like phospholipase family protein, whose product MKIDGVFSGGGIKGYALIGAIQAIEDRGHTFVRMAGTSAGSILAAFLAVGYRGTEIQELMEEVDLQKFMDPRNTWFPEAFTKWILLYWRLGLYKGEELEKWIEDKLLAKNVRVFSDLPPERLRIVASDITNGRMIVFPDDLSRYGYEPGDFPIAKALRMSAGIPYFFEPVKLGKKKDSPFIVDGALLSNFPLWLFQETRNENKRPLLGIQLSPHVNKREKNQIKNSIDLFKALFETMMDAHDLRYVSRSVEQNIIFIPVNQTYAREFSLNIEQKTELIQAGYKKAEVFLKNWSY is encoded by the coding sequence GTGAAGATTGATGGTGTATTTTCTGGTGGAGGAATTAAGGGATATGCATTAATTGGGGCCATACAAGCAATAGAAGACCGTGGTCACACCTTTGTTAGGATGGCGGGTACCAGTGCTGGATCCATTTTAGCAGCTTTTTTAGCCGTAGGTTATCGAGGTACTGAGATTCAAGAGCTTATGGAAGAAGTAGATTTACAGAAGTTTATGGATCCGAGAAACACTTGGTTTCCAGAAGCATTTACCAAATGGATCCTTTTGTATTGGAGACTTGGATTATACAAAGGTGAAGAGTTAGAGAAGTGGATCGAGGATAAGCTACTTGCCAAGAATGTCCGTGTGTTTAGTGACTTACCTCCTGAAAGGTTAAGGATTGTTGCCTCAGATATAACGAACGGAAGAATGATTGTATTCCCAGATGATCTTTCGAGATATGGGTATGAGCCAGGTGACTTTCCGATTGCCAAAGCACTTAGAATGAGTGCTGGTATTCCTTATTTCTTTGAACCAGTAAAGCTTGGTAAGAAAAAAGATAGTCCTTTCATTGTGGACGGGGCATTGCTCAGTAATTTTCCCTTGTGGCTCTTTCAAGAAACTAGAAATGAGAACAAACGACCTTTACTTGGAATACAACTAAGCCCTCATGTCAATAAGCGGGAGAAAAATCAAATAAAGAATAGTATTGATCTTTTTAAAGCACTATTTGAAACCATGATGGATGCACATGACCTAAGATATGTATCTAGGAGTGTCGAACAAAATATCATCTTTATACCAGTTAATCAGACCTATGCAAGGGAGTTTAGTTTGAATATAGAACAAAAAACTGAACTTATTCAAGCTGGTTATAAAAAGGCGGAAGTTTTTTTAAAGAATTGGTCTTACTAA
- the aroQ gene encoding type II 3-dehydroquinate dehydratase, translating to MRKHILLLNGPNLNRLGTREPDTYGNVTLEDLEKDLHTLANQHELELVCFQSNHEGELIDHIHEADSTVDGIIINPGAYTHYSYAIRDAIASISKPVIEVHISNIHAREEFRHQSVIAPVTNGQIVGLGVLGYHLALLALKERLGEEITHVKN from the coding sequence ATGAGAAAGCATATTCTCTTATTGAATGGTCCTAATCTAAACCGATTAGGCACACGTGAGCCGGACACCTATGGAAACGTTACATTAGAAGATTTAGAAAAGGATTTACATACATTAGCCAATCAGCATGAATTAGAATTGGTTTGTTTCCAATCAAATCATGAAGGGGAACTAATTGATCACATTCATGAAGCAGATTCAACTGTTGACGGTATTATTATAAATCCGGGTGCCTATACACACTATAGTTATGCCATTCGAGATGCAATTGCTAGCATTTCTAAGCCGGTAATAGAAGTACATATTTCCAATATTCATGCTCGTGAGGAGTTCCGTCATCAGTCAGTGATCGCTCCAGTTACTAATGGGCAAATTGTTGGATTGGGAGTGTTGGGATATCATTTAGCCTTATTAGCTTTAAAAGAGAGATTAGGGGAGGAAATTACGCATGTCAAAAATTGA
- a CDS encoding SA1362 family protein, whose product MKPKTRQIIFISVISLAAVGFLTTLTTDPMQLVKMVGFAILFAAIIFFVFRYIQRRNGTNWSDYSRYRKAAIQSKKRFKAQQGKKPVPPSNFKRKSNSHLTVIEGKKNNKKKNRALH is encoded by the coding sequence GTGAAACCAAAAACGCGTCAGATTATTTTTATCTCTGTTATCAGCTTAGCAGCAGTTGGATTTTTAACCACATTAACTACAGACCCTATGCAGTTGGTTAAAATGGTTGGATTCGCTATTCTTTTTGCCGCCATTATATTTTTCGTATTTAGATATATACAAAGAAGAAATGGTACGAACTGGTCTGACTATTCTCGCTATAGAAAGGCCGCTATTCAATCAAAGAAACGTTTTAAAGCTCAGCAAGGAAAAAAACCAGTTCCACCTTCAAACTTCAAACGAAAAAGCAATTCCCACCTTACTGTGATTGAAGGTAAGAAAAACAACAAAAAGAAAAATCGAGCACTTCATTAG
- the efp gene encoding elongation factor P has protein sequence MISVNDFRTGLTIEVDGGIWRVLDFQHVKPGKGAAFVRSKLRNLRTGAIQEKTFRGGEKVAKAQIENRTMQYLYANGDMHVFMDTHSYEQSELPASSIEYELKFLKENMNVAIQTYQGETIGVELPNTVELKVVETEPGIKGDTASGGTKPATVETGLTVQVPFFINEGDVLIINTVEAKYVSRA, from the coding sequence ATGATTTCAGTAAATGATTTTCGTACAGGATTAACAATCGAAGTAGATGGTGGAATTTGGCGAGTTCTTGATTTTCAACATGTAAAGCCAGGTAAAGGAGCAGCGTTTGTTCGCTCTAAACTTCGTAACCTTCGTACAGGAGCGATCCAGGAAAAAACGTTCCGTGGTGGGGAAAAAGTTGCAAAAGCACAAATTGAAAACCGTACGATGCAATATCTATATGCTAATGGGGATATGCATGTATTCATGGACACACATTCTTATGAGCAGTCAGAACTTCCAGCTAGCTCAATTGAATACGAATTAAAGTTCCTTAAGGAAAACATGAACGTTGCTATTCAAACATATCAAGGTGAAACAATTGGAGTAGAACTTCCAAACACTGTTGAACTTAAAGTAGTTGAAACTGAACCAGGTATTAAAGGTGACACTGCATCTGGTGGTACAAAGCCTGCAACAGTTGAGACAGGACTAACTGTACAAGTACCATTCTTCATTAACGAAGGTGACGTATTAATCATCAATACTGTAGAAGCTAAGTATGTTTCTAGAGCATAA
- a CDS encoding M24 family metallopeptidase gives MSKIEKLRNHFQEHDVDGILITSSYNRRYMTNFTGTAGVAIISREKAVFITDFRYVEQAENQLEGFEIVQHKAAIIEEVANQVEKLGIKRLGFEEDHVTFSTYKSYQTSIKAELVPLSGVIEKLRLIKTDSEIKILKEATEIADAAFEHILTVIRPGKTEIEISNELEFFMRKQGAVSSSFDIIVASGYRSALPHGVASDKVIESGEFVTLDFGAYYKGYCSDITRTLAVGQPSEELKNIYDVVLEAQLRGMAGIKPGITGKQADALTRDYITEKGYGEYFGHSTGHGIGLEVHEGPGLSFKSDMVLEAGMVVTVEPGIYVANVGGVRIEDDTVITKDGNQTLSFSTKELIIL, from the coding sequence ATGTCAAAAATTGAAAAACTTCGCAACCATTTTCAAGAACACGATGTTGATGGGATTCTAATCACAAGTAGCTACAACCGTCGATATATGACCAACTTTACTGGTACAGCTGGTGTCGCTATTATTTCTCGGGAAAAGGCTGTGTTTATTACAGACTTTAGATATGTGGAACAAGCAGAAAATCAACTAGAAGGATTTGAAATTGTTCAACATAAAGCAGCTATCATTGAAGAAGTTGCAAATCAAGTAGAAAAACTTGGCATCAAACGTCTTGGCTTTGAGGAAGATCATGTGACATTTAGTACATACAAATCTTATCAAACATCTATTAAGGCAGAATTGGTACCTTTATCAGGTGTTATTGAAAAGTTACGCTTGATTAAGACTGACTCTGAGATTAAGATATTAAAGGAAGCAACAGAGATAGCGGACGCTGCTTTCGAACACATCTTAACTGTTATTCGCCCAGGCAAAACAGAAATAGAGATTTCTAATGAATTAGAATTCTTTATGAGAAAGCAAGGAGCAGTTTCTTCCTCCTTTGACATTATTGTTGCTTCTGGCTACCGTTCTGCATTACCTCATGGTGTTGCTTCTGACAAGGTGATTGAATCAGGAGAGTTCGTGACACTTGATTTTGGTGCATACTATAAGGGATATTGCTCTGATATAACGAGAACACTAGCAGTGGGACAACCGAGCGAAGAGTTAAAAAATATATATGATGTAGTTCTAGAAGCTCAATTACGTGGAATGGCTGGCATTAAGCCAGGCATAACGGGGAAACAAGCGGATGCATTAACAAGAGATTATATCACTGAAAAAGGTTATGGTGAATATTTTGGCCACTCAACTGGGCATGGAATTGGTCTAGAGGTTCATGAGGGACCAGGACTTTCCTTTAAATCCGATATGGTACTAGAGGCTGGGATGGTTGTTACTGTAGAACCAGGAATCTATGTTGCAAATGTTGGTGGAGTCAGAATAGAAGATGACACAGTGATTACAAAGGATGGTAATCAAACACTATCTTTTTCTACTAAAGAGTTAATTATTTTATAG
- a CDS encoding restriction endonuclease produces the protein MNRGYAGLYNGHYLRSSYEFAYAMYLDYYFIPWGYEDHTFDLGFKQYKPDFFFYDQNGKLIKIVEIKSRNIEAKAEAKKALNSIKERYKIDCELLSYEELLELYRPLPFSLNSVISQWIKSKDTSINKATFGEHNGHYNLKHSVSAKKKIGEHTKRLWSSDSEARRRMQAGLRKSGIKKGYIKVPRENRLCEGCTKEFQVLITSSQRFCSQLCSGKFAIIKATERYVEKRKTIHQDIKEYIIQWSITNKKTVSETPLNKIKTTLTPLVDDIQKLFGVKDFRVISKAVFGEDRGRKELIMFMKKVCNEKIC, from the coding sequence GTGAATAGGGGATATGCAGGCTTATATAACGGGCACTATTTAAGAAGCTCATACGAATTCGCTTACGCTATGTACCTTGACTATTACTTCATACCATGGGGTTATGAGGATCACACCTTTGATCTAGGATTTAAACAATATAAACCAGATTTCTTTTTCTACGACCAAAACGGTAAACTCATAAAGATAGTTGAAATAAAGTCCAGAAATATTGAAGCTAAGGCAGAGGCTAAAAAGGCATTAAATAGTATCAAAGAAAGGTACAAGATTGATTGTGAACTTCTCTCTTACGAAGAACTGTTGGAGTTATATAGACCTTTACCATTCTCCTTAAACTCGGTTATCTCGCAATGGATTAAGTCAAAAGATACATCCATTAACAAAGCTACATTTGGTGAGCATAACGGTCATTACAACCTTAAACACAGTGTGAGTGCCAAGAAAAAAATCGGAGAACATACAAAACGATTGTGGTCTTCTGATAGCGAGGCTAGAAGAAGAATGCAGGCTGGTTTAAGAAAAAGTGGAATAAAGAAGGGTTATATCAAAGTCCCGAGGGAGAATAGACTGTGCGAAGGATGTACTAAGGAATTTCAGGTCCTGATAACATCTTCACAGAGATTTTGTAGTCAGTTATGTTCGGGAAAGTTTGCTATTATAAAAGCAACTGAACGGTATGTGGAAAAGAGAAAAACTATCCATCAAGACATAAAGGAATACATTATCCAGTGGTCAATCACAAATAAGAAAACTGTATCTGAAACGCCTTTAAATAAAATAAAAACAACATTAACTCCACTGGTAGATGATATTCAGAAGCTATTTGGAGTAAAGGACTTTAGAGTAATATCAAAAGCCGTGTTTGGTGAAGACCGTGGTAGAAAAGAACTTATTATGTTTATGAAAAAGGTTTGTAATGAAAAGATATGCTGA
- the splB gene encoding spore photoproduct lyase: protein MKAFVPQLVYFEPKALEYPLGKELKDKFEKMGLEIRETTSHNQVRGIPGENDLQQYRNAKSTLVVGIRKTLKFDTSKPSAEYAIPLATGCMGHCHYCYLQTTLGSKPYIRTYVNLEDIFEQAEKYMKERAPEITRFEAACTSDIVGIDHLTHSLKKTIEFMGQTDFGQLRFVTKYQHVDHLLDAKHNGRTRFRFSVNSRYVIKNFEPGTSSFEERIEAARKVANADYPLGFIVAPIYMHDGWQEGYLELFQRLYDSLQGINLEGLTFELIQHRFTKPAKNVIQKRYPKSKLEMDETKRKYKWGRYGIGKYVYQNEEAADIETTLRRYIHEFFPNAEIQYFT, encoded by the coding sequence ATGAAGGCGTTTGTTCCACAGTTAGTCTATTTTGAACCGAAGGCTCTTGAATATCCATTAGGAAAAGAGCTTAAAGATAAATTCGAAAAGATGGGATTAGAAATTAGGGAAACCACCTCACACAATCAAGTACGCGGTATTCCCGGTGAAAATGACCTGCAGCAATATCGAAATGCTAAATCAACACTCGTAGTCGGAATTCGTAAAACCTTAAAATTTGATACATCAAAACCATCAGCAGAGTATGCCATACCATTAGCAACAGGTTGTATGGGGCATTGTCATTATTGTTATCTTCAGACGACCTTAGGAAGTAAGCCCTATATTAGAACCTATGTAAACTTAGAGGACATCTTTGAACAAGCAGAAAAGTATATGAAAGAACGTGCACCTGAGATTACACGATTTGAAGCAGCCTGTACCTCTGACATCGTAGGTATCGATCACCTAACCCATTCTCTTAAGAAAACAATTGAGTTTATGGGGCAAACAGATTTTGGACAATTAAGATTTGTAACAAAATATCAGCATGTTGATCACCTACTTGATGCAAAGCATAACGGCAGGACTCGCTTCCGCTTTAGTGTAAACTCCCGATATGTTATTAAAAATTTTGAGCCCGGTACGTCTTCTTTTGAAGAAAGGATAGAGGCAGCACGAAAAGTAGCCAATGCGGACTATCCACTTGGATTTATAGTCGCACCCATTTATATGCATGATGGGTGGCAAGAGGGGTATCTAGAGCTATTCCAGCGTTTATATGACTCATTGCAGGGAATTAATCTAGAAGGGTTAACCTTCGAACTTATTCAGCACCGTTTTACTAAGCCTGCCAAAAACGTCATTCAAAAACGCTATCCCAAGTCAAAGCTTGAGATGGATGAAACAAAGCGGAAATATAAATGGGGACGTTATGGAATTGGGAAATACGTATACCAAAACGAAGAAGCGGCCGATATAGAGACGACTTTAAGGCGCTATATTCATGAATTTTTCCCTAATGCAGAAATTCAGTACTTTACGTAA
- a CDS encoding YqhR family membrane protein, with protein sequence MIVEEEKKLEQNQIEQPISPGARTAITGLFGGVFWSLLGYGAYIFSFTKVPPNVILEPWTIGDWKSGVLGQFIAIFLLGLISILVAFGYMATLKKFDKFWIGILFGLLLWGIVFFVLNPIFPSIDPIRKLDLNTIVTSLCLFILYGTFIGYSISFEAAQLIVKEEPNYSKE encoded by the coding sequence ATGATCGTGGAAGAAGAAAAAAAGTTAGAACAAAATCAAATTGAACAACCGATCTCTCCTGGAGCTAGAACGGCTATTACTGGTTTATTTGGTGGTGTTTTTTGGAGTTTACTTGGGTATGGAGCCTATATTTTTAGTTTTACGAAGGTACCACCGAATGTTATTTTAGAACCTTGGACAATTGGAGATTGGAAGAGTGGGGTACTAGGCCAATTTATTGCCATTTTTCTACTCGGACTAATTTCTATTTTGGTGGCATTTGGTTATATGGCAACACTGAAAAAGTTTGATAAGTTCTGGATTGGTATTTTGTTTGGGCTCCTTTTATGGGGAATAGTCTTTTTTGTACTAAACCCAATCTTTCCAAGTATTGATCCTATTAGAAAGTTGGACCTAAACACAATTGTAACGTCTCTTTGCTTATTTATTTTATACGGAACATTTATAGGGTACTCAATCTCCTTTGAAGCAGCCCAGTTGATTGTCAAGGAAGAACCGAACTATTCAAAAGAATAG
- a CDS encoding YqhV family protein, with the protein MKRWLSTIDTTILSMAGLRFVSATIELTAAIAMLMLNDVKKAVALNAMLALVGPFIFIATMTIGLLSMTDDLSFSKLLFIGLGVGFILIGIYK; encoded by the coding sequence ATGAAAAGATGGCTTTCTACAATTGACACGACCATTTTATCAATGGCTGGTCTTCGATTTGTTTCTGCAACGATCGAACTCACGGCTGCCATTGCGATGCTCATGCTTAATGATGTGAAAAAAGCAGTTGCTCTTAATGCAATGCTGGCATTAGTGGGTCCTTTTATCTTTATTGCAACAATGACAATTGGACTTTTAAGTATGACTGATGATCTATCGTTTTCAAAACTATTATTTATCGGACTTGGTGTTGGCTTTATTTTAATAGGAATCTACAAGTAA